ATTCTGTTGACGCGCGGCAGAGTCAAAACTGGGCATGATCCAGAATAACCGTGCGCGATGCGCGACGACACTCGATTATTGGAAGAAATAGCGTGAGAAGTATAGATAAAGGACGCGAGAATATAATGCAGCCCGCAAGAAATTCCGCCTGGTACGAGGTATCTCTTGCTGGATTTCGATCGGCGCTGCGTTTATTTCGTGCGGGACCGTGCAACGGTGGGCGTTATCGGATCGAATTCAATTTTGACGAAGAATAAAAGCGGCGACGAATGTACGAATATTGGGTCATTGTAATCGGGAGACTTGCATGCAAGGGGACGATAGTAATAAACTCTGAAAAACAAATCGAACgtttgtctttttattttgtcaaaaatttactttaaattataaaattttttagatataaataatttttttataaaattataaatacttcataactgaaataaaaatttctgcaGTAAAAACATTGAGAATTGGAGAATTTATAAGCTTAGTTAACGTGTCGAATTACAAAGCTTTAATCTTGTATTTCTTAAGACGTAAATCTTCGTACATCTTGGCAAATGTTGCGCGAAGGGTCTCAATTACAACAGCAATGGCACTTGTATCGCGCGATCGAGACGTAAGGTATCGTTATAAACTGCCGTCCATTATGTTGGTATAACTACTTGCGATAGCGAGCGACACTCGATTATTGGGAGAAATAGCgtgagaaatatgaataaagcCGTGCACATATATTGCGCCACCTACGGTATTGTGCAGCGATTCGCTTGGTACTACCGGGGTATTCTCGAGTATTCGATTGTAATTAGAATTTATCGCAATAGACCGGCGGGAGCACCAATACATAAAAGACGGTTTGCATCGATTGTGAGGCTGGCGCACGAAattgtgcaatttattataaaaagcgTAAACGTATGAGCGAATACGTTCGATACGCGTTATGgtgaattttctattttaacgGCTCTCTTTGATCATGATTCTATCGGTAGACTGTAATGATTTATAATGACGAAATGTACTTTGCATTGATCAACGGTATTGAGTTATTCAATTTTgcgcacaaaaaaaaaaagcccGGCGCGCGTATATGCGGCAAAGCGCCGTTTGCCCCGCTGTAGTAAAACACACGATGATGAATCGGATGTGAATCGGAGTGCGGATATTTTCACGGCTCGCAATAATACGCGATCACGCGCGGCCTATCTCTTTAAATTGCGCCCACGCCCAAAGTGGCGATCTCAACGTAATAACGACATCGGTCGGGCGTTACGCGACACCATTAGCCTTATCGGCCAAGTATCGATTCCGTTGACCCGTCGTTGCGCGGCCAGAAGGAGAGTGTACGATAAATTTCGCGGAGGGTGGGGGAGAGGgtgggggagggaggggggagagggagagcgACAAAACGATTGTAGTTGAAAATACAAGGCGCCGACGATTCTTCATGCCGCGTTGCGCGTGAATAATTCATCGCTCGCTGTGTGTCACGTATGAGAGCTCTCTATGCGTTGtgcacataaattaatattgcaataaagcaataatagaaaataaatataaggtCGGACGGAATAATGCGttaacatacatacatacacatacacacacatacacacacggaTCTTATAAATTCGGCAAAGATCTAAAGGCCGCGCAATGTCTAACGATAGCGTCGGCGGTACTTTctgactttttttatattggcggtatttttttatctttttcatcgtgggtaaatttaaaaacaacaaTCTTTGTCGGCATATTGTTGATGTTACCTTATGTATATGAACCAATGGAAGTTCAGAACCAATCAGAAGCCGGATCCAAGAAACCTAGCTTGGAAAGGCTAAATTAGGATTCAATACTGTTCTGCCCGAGCTAGTCGACGGTTCTACATCTAGACTATTTTCGAAAAGTTCATACGATTAAACATAAGAAAACGATAccgagtgtgtgtgtgtgtgcatatcCATAACAATAAACACGCGACTCAAGACGATTCGTCTCTAGGCGTTGTCGCGGTTCGTCCGACCACTAGGACTCAGGGTGAAAGATATAACGCCCCTAGGCGAGATCCATGCGACTCAGGGCGTTCGAAGGCCCCTAAGCGTCGTCGCAAAACATTAGTGTGTGTCAAGTCCATGCGACTCAGGGCGTACGAAGGCCCCTAAGCGTCGTCGCAACATTAGTGTGTGTAAAAACCCACAAACCTGTACAATAtcaataaactaatttttcatatacggAACCACAGTGTGGATATATTCTATCCCTGCTGACACAAAACACTGTGATAGGCGTAAAAAGTCGCGAGACCGTCCGAAATGAAAATGTCCCGGCTGGCTCGTGAATCGGATACTTAAGGCGGGACAGTTTCGCGGGGGGGTTGAGGGAGAATTTTCAGCATCGTCGCTTGTGTGTGacgcgatataaaatattttttaatggatATTCGTGGTAATGGCGGCGCGAGCGGCGTAACGGTGCCGTGTCACGGCGAAACATTTCGCGATGTTCCTTTTTATCTTGACCTCTtaacgagagaaaaataaagattgataTCCTTTCGGGGTGGCGCTCGGTGTCGGCCAAGAGCGCGACGGCCCGTCCGGAGGATCGTCCGCGTATCAGATCGCTGTTTGCCATCAAATAGcgttgtaataaattaatgggCAAATTACGAGGTTCCGTTCGTGACTCGACTGAGTAATCGAGAAGCGAAGAAGGTTCTTTGCTCGTGGAAATCCCCTTGGAACTGACATTTACAGGTTATTATTGCCGGCTGCCTACGTCCCGCGTAATTACCGGCGGCTTTGTTTCGCCGATTTATCGCCGCGAAAACGTTAGATTTGGGATATTCGGCGGAAGAGTCGTTTCACTCGTCCATTTGCGCGGGCAATTTGCCCGGAGCCGGCGGGGACGGAAGGGCGAAAGGGCGTAATGCGTTTATTTCCTCGGCGCAGGGCGCAAACCACCGCGTGCACAGACGCGGACCATTGCAGGTGGCAGATTGCGTCGCTGCGGAGTCGACGTGTCGCACCTATGAGAAATTACCCTATGGCATGCGGTGCGGCTCTCAAGCACCTGTCTAACGACGCATTTCCATATATACGCGTGGCCTTACACAACCCTCGTGCGCATAGCTCGGCATGTACCAGCCGCTGTGTGCCCGCTCTGCAAGGTGCACGTGACAGCTCTGCGGAACCCGGGAACAAGATCCTTCTTGAGTCGAACGGCTTAAGCGCTCCCCGCCGCATGATTGTGAATGCAGCTTCACTCGCTCCGGGAAACAGGCTGCTTGACGGCGCGAGAGTGGTAAGATAAGGTggaggagggaggggggagggggggggggagaacgGGACGAGAATGGAACCGTCTGCGATTCGGGGGTCTACTACGATCGATTATCGATAAATGCCTCGTGGAAATGCTCTCGATGGTCCGATTGTTAGACGCGCGGTCTCTTTAGCGCCGATTAACGGCCCTGGCGGCTGTCGTAACCATCTTCCGCGCAAAGATGCGTCTTGGAGAAATCGTAATAAATCGGCGCCGCGAGCTGTTCCGCAGCACTCATCGCGCGCTGTCGCGCAATCAGGATAATAAAGCTGCGGAGTCtcgttatatttattgccGCGATTCTTTTATTAGTTCCTTATTCGGATTGACTCTACAATTCCGAGTGATTCACTCAATGTAACGGCTCGCGCTACATTCAGCACAATGAAATGCGCAATGGCGggataaataatgtattttaaactTGCCTTAGTGTATAGTTCAATTTACGCTCATGTCGctctatacatttttttttcccctaaTGTTCCACggaaaattctatttttgcaatattctaGGATAAGCCGAAAGCCTATCCCGCAATCCGTAGAATTTATATCATTACAATGCAATTTACGGGTGCAACGCGCGATCAATTATCGATAAATCGTTTGCGGACCGTTCTCGATGTTACCGATCGTTATGTGGATTCCCCTCAGGGCTGGGGAGGGTTAGCCAGCCCGAGGGTGCTGACATTTCACATGGCAGCCGACTGGATTCTTTCCAGTCACTTAGCACGACGGGAGAAAAAATAGACCCGCGCGACGATTTATAGATTTTCTTTACCGCCGCGAAAAATTTCACTTCTCTCTCGTTGCAAGCGCAACATCAACTTCCACTTattgaaaatcaaatttacGCCTTGATTATTTGAAAACGATGAAGCGAAGCTTGTagaactttatatataaaacaagttTCAGCGTaggaattttaatatgtagGTAGAAATTTCAATGCTTTATGcatcaaaaattattcaaaacgtTATTAgccgataaaatttataaactttcaGAACGATAATTCAGTATCAGATATACGGGTTAAATAGCAGCACCATTGCGCGTTTTCTTCGGAGTTGATTTACGGTACGGAACACACGCAAGTGGGAAAAACTTTTCATTGTGTGATACAATGATGCATACGCAACAAtactttccttttttttttttttcttttctgtcAACGACGGGAATTCGCGAAAAGTCAAAAGGAAGTGCTTGCTCTTTCCTTTCGCGAAGTTCCTTTTCACCTTTTCTGTTGTTCCAACTTTGACCCAGATAGTCAACGACGCCGTTGGCGAACAAGTTCTACGAGGGAGCAAGAATTGTTCCTAATTGTTAAATGCTGTTTCTCCCGACCTTTTACGTTCTTCTCGTTATCATCTTTAAACTGCATCGGATAGATAAGGCTATTTCCTCCGTTCCAAGTAGCTTGAAATGAAAATTCATGAGGCAGAGCAATATCATTACTGGAACACCGACAGATCAGTTGTAAGAGAGCGACTTTCGATTTTCCGTCGATATAAGAATCTCTCTTCCGAGAATGTAATTTCAATGCAATCTGCAAAGAAGATAAGTTCCAGATAATTCATACACGTAAGCTCTAATCAAATCAACCCGTCTGATGCCATATCAAAATTTGCCCCATAACTGCATAATGATAACGTATCACCGCGGAAGACAATAGATCCATTTGTCAGATTCGACGTTGTGAGTTATGACCTCATCCCTCTCCCTCTTCGCTCCTGCAGCATCCACAATTCATCCACTTCCCATCCGTGAGATGCCTCTGGGCTGGCGCGATTCTTTTCGCCGCGACTTATCTCTCGCATCTCCCGGCGCCTTCGAGGAGGAAAACGAGAACGAAAGATAGGAATAGCCTTCGCATCGGGTGTGTGCCGGCCAATGCATGCTGATAAACCCGTCGGACGAATTTAAATCCCGCGTCGGCGTCCGCGTCGGCCGCTTCCTCCTCCGCTTTCCGCTTCCGTGCTCTTCGATCCCGGATCCTTCGTGTTACAACAATTCCTCAGCCGTTGCTGCGGCTTAAATGTATCACGCCGGACGATTTATTAACCCATTTCACAAGCAGACATTGCGAACTTGGAGGATTTCGTCGAGATAGATACCGATAACTTTCCGCGTTGGAACGAGCCCCCGCCGACGCTTTCGCACTCTCGCGGCTTTCGTGATTGCGAGGCCGGCCATTTTCCTACCGGGAATATTTGCGATCTGATGGATCGCCCGCGGTATTCCGACTTACGAGAGTTCGagcataaataatacttttgttacACGTCCCACGGttcgttttattaaaattgcaaactaTATGATAAATCTTTGGTAGGAGATTTTTAATTGCGGCCGGCAACAGTTACGTTGTCCGTGGAAAGTAGCTGAGAATAAGTTTTTTCACCGTGAGTTTTTTATCCGCCGTTGACAATACGTCTTAATTTATTCGGCACGCTCGTActaacagaaatattaacgTCCATCGCTTCTGTTTATTACTGCGCTCATTAGCAGAGTTTGCGTCAATGAATAGAAGACTCTctcgttattaaaataaggaCGTATTAAAAGAGCAGCTTGTTGAAAGTATTTTCCGGCAAGTGCTTCAGCGTAATTAATGTTTCCGCAATATAAGGtttttttcttgataaaaattatcgaaatttatgaatagcaaataattttgtttgtgtcaaaaatatttttctttgagcTCTATATCTCTGCTactcataatttaaaaacttcttAAGCCAGCAAATGGTTTGAAAAGCACGATGTACGCAGAGaacataattctaaaataatttttaaaaatagtatgcAAGTTTTTTGGTAACTTGATCTTGGAGTAAATTTTGaacgaatttttcaattttttatttaaaaattataaatatatgcaaaagtGAAATTTCAGGAAACACCGATATCCATTTATAtctaaatgaaatttttgaagattAAGATAGCagcgataaaaagaaattggaaaaatttatcgaacatATTTTGCGCGTATCGTGGTGTTTATACGAAAGGTAAGgcaataatggaaaattattatgaatctCGACCAAACCTTATGTTTTATACAGATAGCATAGCGGATGTAATTTTCGCTTTGCATGCAGGTGTAAATCGAGCACGATCTTGGTGCTACAAACTAACCACGGAGtttcgtataattttattagttactTACGCGTTGTATCACTAACCCGTAGTTGTATCACGTTAACATGTTTATCGTCATGAGAAAATGGTTCATTCAGCGTGAGAAGATTACTGCTTGCAATCAACGGATTTCATTCGCGAACAGGTTGATCGGCGtattttctcgcaatttttaAAGAGAGCTCTTAGTTTTGATTATCGCGCGGAGTAAAGAATAGCACTTACTCCACTATTATCTAGAAGCGTACTTTATACAAATGCACTCGCACTCTTTCTTGATTGGATGGTCATTGCCGACAATTTTCTTATCTCGCAGCTGCCTTGACTGCGAAACAATCGCCTCGGCAACGATGTGACCAACGTTCCAGCCCGCGAAAACATCACGTCGTCTTCCGTTTTCCCATCGCACTGTTGCATCCAGTCCCACCGTTGTTTTCCTTGCGCGACGACGGGATAATTCGCTAATGGAGGGGCGACGCGCAATTACTTCGGCGTCGTCTTTATCGCCTTTTGCAGTGACACTTTCTTGGAGTATCCATTGTTAGACCGCCGCGCACTTCGCGTCGTCTCGACATATTTTGCGCGCCACTCGAAGACAACTTTATATCGGAAACCGCCGTCgcttaattgtattaattaattaactacgGGAACTGCCGGTGAGACCAACTTACAGGCACATTACGGTAACAAGTTTGCGGTTGTGGAAAGACGGAAGTTGCTCTAGGTCAAAGTTGAACACGATGGGGACGTCGAGGCAAGCCATTCAATCCGCAAACAGGATTTAtcttcgctcgctcgctcgccttGCGTATCCTCATTTTGTCTCTCGCGCCCTCTCTTTGTCTTTCTCCTGATTCCTACATCTAACAAAGAGACAATTTCCTGATGGACGAGCATTCCCCAAATGTTTCGTTGGCCTTGCCAGTACCATGGCAAACTTGAAAAGTAACTTCCGACAAGTAATTTAGTACGCTCTGTAAACTTAGAATTCAGATTCCGAGTTTCCagaattggaaaaaattttcaatcttataATTTCGACAGTCATTATCGTATTTTCGTGTCTGCAGTCGTGGAATCGGAATCAAAGGCATAACATTTTGGTTCAACGTTGCGCACAGAGGAACAGAGGAAAATGGGACTGGTAATTTGATTCGCaaacacaatttattttctctcattctctTTTCACCAGTCTGTTTCTGCGTCTCTTAGCCTTGGATCTTCCCGTTCTTTGATTCACTTATCACGCTAAAAGACAATTACTAATGGACAGACGTCTTTCGAATGACTTTCACTTTTCCTGGCGATGTGCACTCGAAATTCTGCTCTACATTTTTTCcgctttaattttatattccatttatttatttatttttttatatataatatcgcATATCAAATTGTCGAATTGTGCAACGTCTGCCTAAAAGATTTTTCGAGTAAATCAATTTGAATTAATCTCCTCTCCTCGGAATTTACCTTGCTACTTGAGACGGACATATCTACTCTTTTAATCTTAAAGTATAACAACATCTTTCTAGCGAAGCCGTGAGCGATAAAGGCGTCAATTCAATCCACAAACGGGATTTATCGTTCCATCTCTCTCCTTTTGACCTCTTGTCCCCGCCATAGACCTCTCGTCCGCCTCGATTTTCTTATCGCGCGGAAAGATTCTCCGACAGAGACACTTTCAAAGATTTCTAAAgtgtttcctttttttttattttcgataaagCTTATCCAAAGTTGTTGCTGTTATTCGATCTTCTTCATTCTCGGCGATCTCGCTGATCTGTCAAACAGTTTCGGCAAATATAGCGAACTGGAAGCCCAAATCACAATGCCCATGGTAAAATGTCATCCGACGAATTACAGCGTCGAGAGGGATCTCTGATAACATTAACGGATTACGCGTGCTCACGTCCAAAGCTAAACCGATGAATAATTGATCCATTATCCGCCGCGCGAGATAGGTATATTGTGTGGTTTTCAGTGTATCAGGTCTGAGAAGGATACTTCGCTTCCTACACGCTTCTTAACTCCCGCTAACTAAGAAATTGCTTCCATGAATCGCAGCTTGCCGGGAGAAATTAGTACCGtctgtaaattattcttaagtCAGAGAATTACGACTACAACCCTCTCTACCTAAGAAATTACATTAGTCAGAAGTTAACTTTCGGATCGTCTTCcgaattgaaattatacaatttcgTAATTTTCTCGCTAGAAAATAGTTGAACTTTTGTTCGATTCCTTCATTTTCTCACGCATTGATGCCGTTTATCTTGACGACAATTAACACGTTTTCACTTTAATCTACTCCTTCCGTCGTTTGCTCGCATTTCCACGGATAAAATTTCTTGCAGCGGCATAAAAACTACGCTCTTTGCcataaactttaaatattgtcTCTCTTCCGTGGAAAAACGAGCCGTCGTTTACCTCGGCTTTATAGTAAGGGGCCAGGGCGGTGGAAAAATGAAAGGATCGTAAAGTGGtgaaaactttatatttcaaaggTGTCAACAACGCTCGAATAATGTCTGACTAACGAGAAACAACGCTTAACGAGGGACCTGCGAGCCTCCACCACGATCGAGCCGTAATCGTTTTCTCGAACGACGCCATGGCCGAGAAAAAACAAGCGGGTAATGTAGAACGGTATTCACCTGGATTGGTTTTCTACGACAGGGTTGAGGAACTACAAGTTTAATGCGGCGACTCTCGTCGATTATACGTACTGTTCAGTTTAGAAGCAATACGTATGTCGCATTGTGTGAGATATTGAATTTCAACGAAACGCATGAAATTAGTGCGACGccttttatttcgaaaataaattaattatttaatcccAGTAATTGAAGTGGAagactaaatttattatacgactaaatatcattttcttattttcaaaatcttattatttttcctctcTAATTATTTCtgtcttatttattttaattgaaatttatatttatattaactcagttattttttcttaaatacataaaatatgagCAAAAGGAAAATACAGCCAACAAGTTgatctaaaagaaaaaaaattatacaatgtttaataaaacatttttttaaatatgtctACGGTAGAAGgttaaataaaatctgaatGTAAATTGATGCTATGcataactttaataaaaatttctcgatCAAAAGACGGCGCTTTAAGACAGAATTATAATCAGAATTACTTTTCTTAGAAAAGTGCAATAAGCTCTAAAATtgaagtatgtatataaaagtaacGACAATGATATCTTATTTTACGGTTTTTactaatataatctttttcaatttctttttgcggatatgttattattctcatgcaatttaatttatacgctTCTATTTCCAACAATTCTGCCGTATTTACGTCGTATAATTCGTTTATCAAACTTGTGCGGTTTCCACGTTTTCTGCAGATTCTCTCATTTCCGATGGTTTCTTGAGCTTTAAAACGTCGTCAGCCGGCGGTGTCACGGAAATCGCTTCGCTTTCTTCTGGAAATACGTAATCTTCGCGAACGGGCGGGGATTCGAGGTGATGACCGAAGCTTTTATAATGCTCGTGATTCTCAATCGCATGATGATGGTGGTCTTCATGATGTTTCTGATCGTGCTTATGATGGTGATCCTCGAAATGCTTATGATCTTCATGATGTTGGTGGCCATGCTTATGATCGTGTCCCTCATGATGCTTATGTTTCtcatgatgatgatgatgctCGCGATGATCGTGGTGGTGTTTATGATCGTGATCATGTTTGTGGTCCTCTTTATGCTCGTGATCATGCTTGTGGTGCTGGTGATGATCCTCGCGATGACCATGATGATGCTCTTCGTGATGGTCGTGCTTGTGCTCGTGCCCGTGATGATGCTTATGGTCCTCCTTGTGTCCGTGCTTGTGGTGCTCTTTATGCTCGTGTCcgtgatgatgatgatgattttCGGTCTCCTTGTGAGTGTGATGGTGATGGTGTTCGTTAACATGATGATGATCATGGTGGTGATGATGCTCGTTATGATGATGATGCTTGTGGTGATGATGATGCTCAGAATGGTGCTTGTGTTCCTCATGATGTTCGTGCTTCGAATGATGATGGTGGCCGTGATGATGTTTATGCTCTCCATGATGCTTGTGATCGTGATCGTGATGATGCTTATGGTCTTCGTGATGTTTATGCTCTTCGTGATGCTCGTGATGGTGCTTATGTCCGTGATGGTGCTTATGTCCGTGATGGTGCTTGTGTCTTGCGTGATGATCATGATGCGAACGATGATCGTGGTGGTGTCCGTGATGGAAGGAACGCGACCTGTGAAACGACCTGTCGAAATCGTGAATTCTGCGCTGCGACTCAACGGCCGACGGGGTCGCAACGGTGACGTGACCACTCGGCGGCGAGGTCTCGGTTATCCGCGTAATTTGCTTCGATTGCGGTGCGATTCGCGGAACGACGTGGGCACCGAAACCCGTGGCGAAGGTCGCCCCGAAAAGCGGGGCTTGGCCATTTAGCGGTAACAAAAGTCGAGGTGGTCCGAGATCGACCAGCTGACGTTTCTTCTGGTTTCTTTCAGCCGGTGCGATAATGCCCGGCAGGTCCTGAGGCACGAACAGCCGCGACGGCTGCAATTGCCGCGACAGCCTGACGGAGCCGACCAGTTCTTGCTCGCCCGTCGACACTTGCGGTCGAGTCTCATCTCGTGTTCCACGTTCCTGGCCGGTCACTGCCGCCAGCAACAAACTGATGATCGAAAACCATGCCTAGGGCAATAAACGAGTCATAAATCGCAAATTTCCGTTAGCGACATTTTTCGGACTTTTAATGCTTGACAACTTCTAAATTTTGATTCTTCAtgattattcaattataattatattttattataacgttatcacacataatctattattataaCCGAGTTATAATAATCTAGATtgtaaacatattattatttattgcttattCTCATCCTAAATCGATGACGCTCTCAAAGAAACGACGTGGATAATGGGTGTTTAACTTCCCAAGACACAAAAGCGTGTCGTATCAGTATTCACTTTTGTCGCACACACGTGTACGCGTGCACGCTCGAGCGGAAGAGCCGGAGATAATATCCAGTAAATCGTCGGGGAGTCGTTTTATCGCGCATCGGCCTTCTTGCCGCGGATTCTCCGAGGGAAGAAAGGGAGAGATCGCACGGCTAACGAGAACCGAAATCACATCTCGAATCCGTAGGAAAATCAGCGTGGTCAGCTGGCGGCATGTTTGCCGCAAGGAATCAATTAATCACGCTCGAATATAATCGGTGATTTATTCGAATTTCCGGCAGGATCGCGCGACGCGCGTAGGAATTGGGAATCAGCAGAAGAG
This window of the Linepithema humile isolate Giens D197 chromosome 1, Lhum_UNIL_v1.0, whole genome shotgun sequence genome carries:
- the LOC137000568 gene encoding uncharacterized protein, giving the protein MTEAFIMLVILNRMMMVVFMMFLIVLMMVILEMLMIFMMLVAMLMIVSLMMLMFLMMMMMLAMIVVVFMIVIMFVVLFMLVIMLVVLVMILAMTMMMLFVMVVLVLVPVMMLMVLLVSVLVVLFMLVSVMMMMIFGLLVSVMVMVFVNMMMIMVVMMLVMMMMLVVMMMLRMVLVFLMMFVLRMMMVAVMMFMLSMMLVIVIVMMLMVFVMFMLFVMLVMVLMSVMVLMSVMVLVSCVMIMMRTMIVVVSVMEGTRPVKRPVEIVNSALRLNGRRGRNGDVTTRRRGLGYPRNLLRLRCDSRNDVGTETRGEGRPEKRGLAI